TGCGCCGCCGCTGGCACAACGCCAAGACCCACGGCGGCTGGCAGGTGACCCGCGCACCGGACGGGACGACGACGTGGCGGTCGCCGCTGGGCCGGCGCTACTCGGTCCCTCCGGAAAGCCTCGACCCCGAGTAGCCGGGCGACGCGATCAGGGCGGCCCGGGTCGATGAGTAGGGCAGGCGGCGTACGTCTGCCTCGTCGTGGAGTCCGACCCCTGGGCGTGTGCCGTCGCGGTTCAGGTCGGCGCGGGTGGGACGGGTACCGCGCTGACGCAGGCCGCGTGCGCGCTCGAGGCAGGCCGTGACGTCGTGCTGACGCTCGGCGCGCGGGCCGCGCCCGACCTGGGCACCGTCGAGGCGCTCGCCCGGTTGGTGCTGCTCGCGCGACGGTCCGGCGCGCGCGTCCTCGTCGAGGCCCCGGGGCCGGCGCTGCAGGGGCTCGTGGAGCTGCTCGGGCTGACCGAGGCCCTCGGGCTCAGCGCGTCAGGCCAGCCGGAGCGGTAGGCCGAGCGCCTCGAACGACCGGCCGCCGAACTCCTGCAGGAAGTGCTGGATGTGGCGGATCCGGCCGTCGACGATGTCGAGCGCCTGGACCGACCAGGCGACGTGGCCGTTGCCGTCCGCGCGGTACTGGGCGAAGCCGGGGGAGCCGTTGATCACGATGGGCAGCAGCCGCGAGCCCACGCACCCGGCGCCGTGGCCGAGGTGCCAGTCGGCGATGTCCCGCGCACCCTCCAGCCACACCGTCAGCGGCGGCATCGACATGCGAGCGTCCGAGTGCAGGAGCTGCACCAGGCCCTCGATGTCGTACGCCTCGAACGCCCGGACGTAGCGGCCGAGCAGCTCACGCTCCTGGTGGCCGAGGGCATGCGCGCTGACACCGGAGCTCGTGTCCAGCTGGCCCAACGTCGCCCGGGCGCGCTGCAGGGCGCTGTTGACCGAGACCACGGTGGTGCCGAGCAGCTCGGCGACGTCGGCAGCCGGCCAGGCGAGGACCTCGCGCAGCAGGAGGACGGCGCGCTGGCGGGGCGGCAGGTGCTGCAGCGCCGCGACGAACGCGAGGCGGATGCTGTCGTGCAGCACGGCCTGCTCGGCGGGGTCGCCGTCGATTCCGGCGGCCGCGTCCGTGATGGGGCCGACCCAGGTCGCCTCGGGCAACGGGTCGCCCGGGGTCGTGGTGGCAGGCACGGGCGAGGACAGGTCCATGGGCAGCGCGCGCCGGCCGCGGGACCGCATGCTGTCCAGGCAGACGTTGGTCGCGATGCGGTAGAGCCACGAGCGCAGCGACGACCGGCCCTCGAAGCTGTCGTAGGCCTGCCAGGCCTTC
The nucleotide sequence above comes from Motilibacter aurantiacus. Encoded proteins:
- a CDS encoding sigma-70 family RNA polymerase sigma factor encodes the protein MTAGLREREGMAALEEYRRELTGYCYRMLGSPFDADDAVQETLVKAWQAYDSFEGRSSLRSWLYRIATNVCLDSMRSRGRRALPMDLSSPVPATTTPGDPLPEATWVGPITDAAAGIDGDPAEQAVLHDSIRLAFVAALQHLPPRQRAVLLLREVLAWPAADVAELLGTTVVSVNSALQRARATLGQLDTSSGVSAHALGHQERELLGRYVRAFEAYDIEGLVQLLHSDARMSMPPLTVWLEGARDIADWHLGHGAGCVGSRLLPIVINGSPGFAQYRADGNGHVAWSVQALDIVDGRIRHIQHFLQEFGGRSFEALGLPLRLA